The proteins below are encoded in one region of Limnochorda pilosa:
- a CDS encoding FAD-binding oxidoreductase, whose protein sequence is MKDTQLVEALRDAVGSQWVLDAEVDRTVYAYDASPRHRALPDVVVLPASTGEVQAVVRLAAERGVPVVPRGQATNLSGGTVPAEGGIVLSLNRMNRFLELDRENLTATVEPGVITAELHRRVEAEGLFYPPDPGSVAVSTLGGNVAENAGGLRGLKYGVTGDYVIGLEAVLPDGDRIVTGGKNVKDVAGYDLTQLLVGSEGTLGIVTRITVRLLPLPAHRQVALAVYHDLEQAARSVERIIAGRIIPATLEFLDRGTIEAVEAFAHVGLPTDAEALLLLAQDGPEEQVARDVAAAAAICREEGAVRVEVGRTPEEGDRLMAARRAALSALARMRPTTILEDATVPRSRLVEMLRAIQGAAARHRLTICTFGHAGDGNLHPTCLTDERDEEEAERVEAAFEEIFRAAIELGGTITGEHGVGLSKREYLEWKLGPAGVAVMTAIKDALDPRHLLNPGKIFPRSTPRRLVVRQG, encoded by the coding sequence TTGAAGGATACGCAGCTCGTCGAGGCTCTCAGGGACGCGGTGGGATCCCAGTGGGTGCTGGACGCGGAGGTGGACCGGACGGTCTACGCCTACGACGCCTCGCCCCGCCACCGGGCCCTGCCCGACGTGGTGGTGCTACCGGCCAGCACCGGGGAGGTCCAGGCCGTGGTGCGCCTGGCCGCGGAGAGGGGGGTTCCTGTCGTACCCAGGGGGCAGGCGACCAACCTCTCCGGCGGAACGGTTCCCGCAGAGGGAGGGATCGTCCTCTCCCTCAACCGCATGAATCGCTTCCTCGAACTGGATCGCGAGAACCTCACGGCCACCGTGGAGCCAGGGGTGATCACTGCCGAGCTCCACCGCCGGGTGGAAGCGGAGGGACTCTTCTACCCCCCTGATCCCGGCAGCGTCGCCGTCTCCACCCTGGGGGGCAACGTGGCCGAGAACGCGGGTGGCCTCAGGGGCCTGAAGTACGGCGTGACGGGCGACTACGTGATCGGCCTGGAAGCCGTCCTGCCCGATGGGGACCGGATCGTCACGGGGGGCAAGAACGTCAAGGACGTGGCCGGCTACGACCTCACCCAGCTCCTGGTCGGTTCGGAGGGGACCCTGGGGATCGTCACCCGCATCACCGTCCGGCTCCTGCCGCTCCCGGCGCACCGCCAGGTGGCCCTGGCCGTCTACCACGACCTGGAGCAGGCGGCCCGCAGCGTGGAGCGGATCATCGCAGGGAGGATCATCCCGGCCACCCTGGAGTTCCTCGACCGGGGGACCATCGAAGCCGTGGAAGCCTTCGCCCACGTGGGCCTTCCCACTGATGCCGAGGCGCTCCTCCTCCTGGCCCAGGACGGGCCCGAGGAGCAGGTCGCTCGGGACGTCGCGGCTGCGGCGGCCATCTGCCGGGAGGAGGGCGCAGTCCGGGTCGAGGTGGGTCGCACGCCCGAAGAGGGCGACCGTCTCATGGCCGCCCGCCGCGCCGCGCTCTCGGCCCTGGCCCGCATGCGCCCCACCACCATCCTGGAGGACGCCACCGTTCCCCGGTCCCGCCTGGTGGAGATGCTCCGGGCCATCCAGGGGGCCGCGGCCCGCCACAGGCTCACCATCTGTACCTTCGGTCATGCCGGCGACGGGAACCTCCACCCCACCTGTCTCACCGACGAGCGCGACGAGGAGGAGGCGGAGCGGGTGGAGGCCGCCTTCGAGGAGATCTTCCGAGCTGCCATCGAGCTGGGGGGCACCATCACCGGCGAGCACGGCGTGGGTCTTTCCAAGCGGGAGTACCTGGAGTGGAAGCTGGGGCCGGCGGGGGTGGCGGTCATGACGGCCATCAAGGACGCCCTGGATCCCCGGCACCTCCTCAACCCGGGGAAGATCTTCCCCCGGTCGACCCCCCGGCGTCTGGTGGTGAGGCAGGGATGA
- a CDS encoding SpoVR family protein → MTPAEIGTFEQQLERIERQARAMGLDFFPVRFELVPAEVMYTFGAYGMPHRFTHWSFGKAYQRMKTQYDYNLSRIYELVINSDPAYAFLLEGNSLLQNLVVAAHVLAHVDFFKNNRRFQHTSRTMVESMAVDAERMRAYEFTYGREAVEAILDAALAIQDQVDPYGNPWRGPEWRDPKPKVRKAPGEHDGGAGSRQGGDPYSDLWALDRYLPGGDPRPEGNRTGAGGTAAGKEAGRAAPGGPPHRTFPERPVKDLVRFVAEESRVLEPWQRDVLFMVRQEMLYFWPQMETKIMNEGWASFFHVRLMRSLDLSEADAVEFARMHAGVVQPSPYSINPYLMGLKLFESIERRWNEPTLEERERFGRRGGEGRSKIFEVRETETDVSFLRNYLTRELVEELDLYLYAQVDGRWQVVEKDWEKVRDHLVAQLTHCGVPYIVVEDGDYQGRGELLLQHRHEGLDLDARYAQKTLEHVYRLWGKPVHLATRENGKDRLHSFDGQESTVR, encoded by the coding sequence ATGACGCCCGCCGAGATCGGGACCTTCGAGCAGCAGCTGGAGCGGATCGAACGCCAGGCCCGGGCCATGGGGCTGGACTTCTTTCCGGTTCGCTTCGAGCTGGTCCCGGCCGAGGTGATGTACACCTTCGGCGCGTACGGCATGCCCCACCGGTTCACCCATTGGAGCTTCGGCAAGGCGTACCAGCGGATGAAGACCCAGTACGACTACAACCTCAGCCGCATCTACGAGCTGGTCATCAACTCCGATCCTGCGTACGCCTTCCTGCTCGAGGGCAACTCCCTGCTCCAGAACCTGGTGGTCGCGGCCCACGTCCTCGCGCACGTGGACTTCTTCAAGAACAACCGCCGCTTCCAGCATACCTCGCGCACCATGGTGGAGAGCATGGCCGTGGACGCGGAGCGCATGCGGGCGTACGAGTTCACCTACGGGCGTGAGGCGGTGGAGGCGATCCTGGATGCCGCCCTGGCCATCCAGGACCAGGTGGATCCCTATGGGAACCCATGGCGGGGCCCCGAGTGGCGCGATCCGAAGCCCAAAGTCCGGAAGGCTCCAGGCGAGCACGACGGCGGGGCGGGGAGCCGGCAGGGCGGCGATCCCTACTCGGACCTCTGGGCGTTGGACCGGTACCTCCCCGGAGGCGACCCGCGCCCCGAGGGGAACCGGACCGGGGCTGGAGGGACGGCGGCCGGGAAGGAGGCGGGGCGGGCTGCGCCGGGGGGGCCCCCGCACCGGACCTTCCCCGAACGGCCGGTGAAGGACCTGGTGCGCTTCGTGGCCGAGGAATCACGGGTCCTGGAGCCCTGGCAGAGGGACGTGCTCTTCATGGTCCGGCAGGAGATGCTCTACTTCTGGCCCCAGATGGAGACCAAGATCATGAACGAAGGATGGGCCTCCTTCTTCCACGTGCGGCTCATGCGTTCGCTGGATCTGAGCGAAGCCGACGCCGTGGAGTTCGCGCGGATGCACGCGGGGGTGGTGCAGCCTTCGCCCTACAGCATCAACCCGTACCTGATGGGGCTGAAGCTCTTCGAATCCATCGAGCGTCGCTGGAACGAGCCGACCCTTGAGGAGCGCGAGCGCTTCGGCCGCCGCGGGGGCGAGGGCCGCTCCAAGATCTTCGAGGTCCGGGAGACCGAGACGGATGTCTCCTTCCTCCGAAACTACCTCACCCGGGAGCTGGTGGAGGAGTTGGATCTCTACCTCTACGCCCAGGTGGACGGGCGGTGGCAGGTGGTCGAAAAGGACTGGGAGAAGGTTCGGGATCACCTGGTGGCCCAGCTCACCCACTGCGGGGTCCCCTACATCGTGGTGGAGGACGGCGACTACCAGGGCCGCGGCGAGCTCCTCCTCCAGCACCGGCACGAGGGCCTCGACCTGGACGCCCGCTACGCGCAGAAGACCCTGGAGCACGTGTACCGGCTCTGGGGCAAGCCTGTCCACCTGGCCACCCGCGAGAACGGCAAGGACCGCCTTCACTCGTTCGACGGGCAGGAGAGCACCGTCCGCTGA
- a CDS encoding NAD/NADP-dependent octopine/nopaline dehydrogenase family protein → MPHRESLRVAVLGAGHGGQALAGWMALAGHRVRLFNRSAEPLLPLRSGLTLRGAATGRVRLDAVTTHLDEALEGAELVMMVTPATAHRPLAYRMLPYLRPGQVVLLHPGRTGGALEVARILAAAGLPNVVAEAETFLFASRVEGPGEARIHQVKRRVRVAALPAHRTGGTVRLLQRIHPAFAPARNVLETSLQNIGAIFHPAPILLNLGRVQAGIPFDHYHEGITPGVAAVMERADQERTALAARLGVEVLSARAWLEQAYGATGRDLYEAIQANRSYRGLKAPRTHQHRYLTEDIPTGLVPMVSLGQSLGMEMPIMDSLVRLGEALHHVNYTAEGRSARSLGLVGMSPEGIRAVVELGFAAADSFARVDSNPFYDKAGV, encoded by the coding sequence ATGCCTCACCGGGAGTCGTTGCGCGTGGCGGTGCTGGGCGCGGGCCATGGCGGCCAGGCGCTGGCAGGGTGGATGGCCCTTGCCGGGCACCGGGTGCGCCTCTTCAATCGATCGGCCGAGCCGCTCCTCCCGCTGCGGTCCGGCCTGACCCTGCGCGGTGCTGCCACGGGCCGCGTTCGTCTGGACGCCGTCACGACCCACCTTGACGAGGCCCTGGAGGGGGCTGAGCTGGTGATGATGGTCACGCCTGCCACCGCCCACCGCCCCCTCGCGTATCGGATGCTCCCCTACCTGCGGCCGGGCCAGGTCGTCCTCCTGCACCCCGGTCGCACGGGCGGCGCGCTGGAGGTGGCCCGCATCCTGGCCGCCGCCGGCCTGCCCAACGTGGTCGCAGAGGCCGAGACCTTCCTTTTCGCCAGCCGGGTGGAGGGGCCCGGTGAGGCCCGCATCCACCAGGTCAAGCGCCGGGTCCGGGTCGCGGCGTTGCCCGCCCACCGCACGGGTGGGACGGTTCGGCTCCTGCAGCGGATCCACCCCGCCTTCGCGCCGGCCCGGAACGTGCTGGAGACCAGCCTGCAGAACATCGGCGCGATCTTCCACCCGGCCCCCATCCTCCTCAACCTGGGGCGCGTCCAGGCGGGGATCCCGTTCGACCATTACCACGAGGGGATCACCCCCGGGGTGGCCGCCGTGATGGAGCGGGCCGACCAGGAGCGGACGGCCCTGGCCGCGCGCCTGGGGGTGGAGGTACTCTCGGCGCGTGCCTGGCTGGAGCAGGCATACGGGGCCACCGGGCGGGACCTCTACGAGGCGATCCAGGCCAACCGCTCGTACCGCGGCCTGAAGGCCCCCCGCACGCACCAGCACCGGTACCTGACCGAGGACATCCCCACGGGGCTGGTGCCCATGGTCTCCCTGGGGCAGAGCCTGGGCATGGAGATGCCCATCATGGACTCCCTCGTGCGTCTGGGCGAGGCGCTCCATCACGTGAACTACACCGCGGAAGGACGCAGCGCCCGTAGCCTGGGCCTCGTCGGCATGAGCCCGGAGGGCATCAGGGCCGTGGTGGAGCTCGGTTTCGCGGCGGCGGACTCCTTCGCCCGGGTGGACTCCAACCCGTTCTACGACAAGGCCGGCGTCTGA
- a CDS encoding (Fe-S)-binding protein, which produces MSTGLLDLSVDGPVRLPLDETIQCMRCGFCLAACPTYRLTSLETQSPRGRIHLVRSAAEGGLDVGAILPPLDLCIGCRACEAACPAGVRYGWILEETRAELEPRRRRGLLERAIRAVALGRILGTPGGIRLGAWLLRLYRSLGLDRLVRSTGLLRRLAPAAAEMEAVLPRTRERRAVNRTRTAAHPATRVAFFQGCVQEMAFRHVNEAAVRVLEAAGCQVTFPRGQGCCGAVHVHAGERELALQQARRTIAAFEAVDGEVIVSVAGGCGAALKEYPSWFEGDPVWEPRARAFAARCRDFTELLDGLPLPPMKPVEAVVTYQDSCHLRNVQKVVAPPRRLLQSVPGLRYVELPDAGRCCGAGGTYALTQPAMSRRVLDAKMADVAETGATILAVANTPCHLQLLLGARRLAEGRVSGVEGQPGIEVLHVAEILDRALEGAPAGRGAP; this is translated from the coding sequence ATGAGCACGGGCCTCCTCGACCTGTCCGTCGACGGTCCGGTGCGGCTCCCGCTGGACGAAACGATCCAGTGCATGCGCTGTGGCTTCTGCCTGGCGGCCTGCCCCACGTACCGCCTCACGTCGCTGGAGACGCAGAGCCCCCGGGGACGCATCCACCTGGTGCGCTCCGCGGCCGAGGGTGGACTGGACGTGGGAGCGATCCTTCCCCCGCTGGACCTCTGCATCGGCTGCCGGGCCTGCGAGGCCGCCTGCCCGGCGGGCGTCCGCTACGGGTGGATCCTGGAAGAAACCCGGGCGGAGCTGGAACCCCGGCGGCGGCGCGGCCTGCTTGAGCGCGCCATCCGGGCCGTCGCCCTCGGGCGCATCCTGGGTACCCCCGGCGGGATTCGCCTGGGAGCCTGGCTCCTGAGGCTCTACCGGTCCCTTGGGCTCGACCGCTTGGTGCGGTCCACCGGCTTGCTGCGCCGCCTTGCTCCTGCCGCGGCGGAGATGGAGGCCGTCCTGCCCCGGACGCGGGAGCGGAGAGCCGTGAACCGGACCCGTACCGCCGCCCATCCAGCGACGCGGGTCGCCTTCTTCCAGGGGTGCGTTCAGGAGATGGCCTTCCGCCACGTCAACGAGGCCGCCGTGCGGGTCCTGGAGGCCGCAGGCTGCCAGGTGACCTTCCCCCGGGGCCAGGGGTGCTGCGGGGCGGTCCACGTCCATGCAGGCGAGCGGGAGCTGGCCCTCCAGCAGGCCCGGCGGACCATCGCCGCCTTCGAGGCCGTGGACGGGGAGGTGATCGTCAGCGTTGCAGGTGGCTGCGGGGCGGCCCTGAAGGAGTACCCATCCTGGTTCGAGGGCGACCCGGTGTGGGAGCCGCGGGCCCGCGCCTTCGCAGCCCGCTGCCGGGACTTCACCGAGCTCCTGGACGGGTTGCCCTTGCCTCCCATGAAGCCCGTGGAGGCCGTGGTGACCTACCAGGACTCGTGCCACCTGCGGAACGTCCAGAAGGTGGTGGCCCCCCCGAGGCGTCTGCTCCAGTCGGTGCCGGGGCTACGGTACGTGGAACTTCCCGACGCGGGGCGCTGCTGCGGCGCCGGGGGCACGTACGCGTTGACCCAGCCCGCGATGAGCCGCCGGGTGCTGGACGCGAAGATGGCCGACGTGGCCGAGACAGGCGCCACCATCCTGGCGGTGGCCAACACCCCTTGCCACCTCCAGCTTCTGCTGGGCGCGCGTCGCCTCGCCGAGGGACGCGTCTCCGGGGTGGAGGGGCAACCTGGGATCGAGGTGCTCCACGTGGCCGAGATCCTGGATCGGGCCCTCGAGGGAGCTCCGGCGGGGCGCGGCGCGCCCTGA